The nucleotide sequence ACGCCTTCACCGAAAACGTGACCCGCGACGCCGTGGTGGCCCGCGCCGATGAAGTGCTGCCCTCCTTCGACGAATTTCTCTACCAGAACAAGCTCCCGATGACCCTTTCGTATCCCAAGAACCGCATCAAAGTCCTGCTCCTCGAAAACCCCGACCCGCGCGCCGCCGAGCTGTTCCGCCAGGAAGGCTACCAGGTGGAAAGCGTGCCCGGCGGCCTCGACGAGGACGAAATGGCCGCCCGCATCGAGGGCGTGAGCATCCTGGGCATCCGGAGCAAAACCCAGGTGACACCGCGGGTGCTGGAGGCCGCCAACCGCCTCATTGCGGTGGGCGCGTTCTGCATCGGCACCAACCAGATTGACCTCACCGGCTGCATGAAAAAAGGCATTGCCGTGTTCAACGCCCCGTTCAGCAACACCCGCTCGGTGGTGGAGCTGGCCCTGGGCGAAATCATCATGCTGGCCCGCCGCATCCCCGAGAAAAACCCCAAGATGCACCGCGGCGAGTGGGATAAGTCGGCCGGGGGCTCGTTTGAGGTGCGTGGCAAGAAGCTGGGCATCGTGGGCTACGGCAACATCGGCTCGCAGCTGTCGGTGGTGGCCGAGGCCATCGGCCTGCAGGTGCTCTACTACGACGTGGCCGAAAAGCTGCAGCTGGGCAACGCCGTGAAGTGCCGCACCCTCGACGAGCTGCTGCAGCAGGCCGACATCGTGACCCTGCACGTGGACGGCCGCCGGGAAAACACCAACCTCATCGGGGCACGCGAGCTGGCCCTGATGAAGCCCGGCGCGCTGCTGCTCAACAATGCACGCGGCCACGTGGTGGACGTGCCGGCCCTGGCCGCCGTGCTCCGCTCAGGCCACCTGGGCGGGGCCGCCGTGGATGTGTTTCCCTACGAGCCCAAAACCAACCAGGAAGCCTTCGAGAGCGAGCTGCGGGGCCTGCCCAACGTACTGCTCACGCCCCACATCGGGGGCAGCACCGCCGAGGCCCAGCGCAACATCGCCGAGTTTGTACCCGAGCGGATTATGCAGTACGTGAACACCGGCAACACCCAGCAGAGCGTCAACTTCCCCAACATTCAGCTGCCCGAGCAGCAGGCCCACCGCCTCATCCACATTCACCACAACGTGCCCGGCGTGCTGGCCCGCATCAACAACGTGCTGGCCCAGCACCACGTCAACATCCTGGGCCAGTACCTGAAAACCAACGAGCACATCGGCTACGTCATCACCGACATCGACAAGCAGTACGCCCCCGAAGTCATCCAGGCCCTGCGCGACGTGGAGCATACCATCAAGTTCCGGGTGCTGTATTAAAAAGTGTGGGGTCGTTCGATATTAGTAGCGAGTAATCAATACTCAATCCTTCTGGCTGAAAAAACGCCAAACGGCCGCTCCGAAGCTCGGAGCGGCCGTTTGGCGTTTGAGAAAGTACTGCTATTGCCGCACTACACGTTGCGTGGTGCTCTTGGTAGCCGTGGTGAGCTGCAGCAGATACAGGCCGCTTTTCAGCTCCGGCAGGGCCGGCAGCAATTGCGGGCTTGCCGACAGCAGCAGCTTGGCCGAGTATACCGTGGCCCCGGTCAGCGTGGTCAGTGTTACCTGCGTGGGCTGCGGCTCAGTGCCGGCCGGCAGGGCCACGTACAGCTCCTGGCTGAATGGGTTCGGCGATGCCGTACCAACTGCCTGCGTGCTGCCCGAGCGGCGCACCACCACCACCGGCGAAACAGTAACGGTACCGTCCAGGTCCTGCTGCTGCAGGCGGTAGTAGCTGGTAGTCAGGCTCCGGGCCTCAGCTGAAGCATCCTCGTACTGGTAGCTGCGCGTCGCCGTGCTGTTGCCGGCGGCTGGCAACTGGGCTACCGGCTGGAAGGTGCGGCCGTCGGCCGAGCGCTCCAGCGTGAAGTTGTCGCTGTTCACTTCCTGCGCCGTGCTCCAGCGCAGCAGCGCACCTTCGGCCGTGGCCTGGCCGCCAAAGGATTTCAGCACGACGGGTAGCGGGGCCGTGATGGTGGGGCTGGTGGCGGAGGTGCTCTGCTCATAGCGGAACACAGAGCCATTAGCGTTGCCGATAAACAAATCCAGCAGGCCGTCGCCGTCCAGGTCCGTGACGGCGGGGGCCGCGTAGCCGTTCACATTGCTGGGATTGGTACCGGAGTTGCCCATATTAATAACCGTGGCATCCGTGCCGGCCGTGCTCAGGTCGCGCACAAAGGTGAACGTGGCGCGGTTCACGGCGGTCTGCGTGTACAGCTTCACGGCACCGGCCAGCGTGCCTACCACCAGGTCCAGCTTGCCGTCGCCGTCGTAGTCGGTCACCAGCGGCTTGCTCACGCTGCCCGCATCCAGCGGGGTGCCGTCGCCGAGCTTGATGCTGCCCAGGTCGGTGAAGCCCGCCGTGGTATTGGCGCGGAGCGTGTTCTGCTCGTAGCGCCGGATGGTGCCGTCGTTGGCGCCCACCAGAATGTCAATCCGGCCGTCGCCGTCGAAGTCCGTGATGGTGGGCCGGGCATAGGAGCCGGCGTTGGCGCTGGCCGTGCCCGCGGTTGTCACCACGCCATAAGGATTAGGGAACAGCGTGGACCCCGCGTCGAAGGTGAGAGCCCCGGCGCCGGTGCGTGCGGTCTGCTCATAAATCTGCACTTTCCCCAGCTCCTCGCCTACCAGAATTTCCTGCAGGCCGTCGCTGTCCAGGTCCGTGACGGTAGGCTTGGCGAAGTTCCCCACGTCGATAGTACCACTAGGGGAAAGGGTGAGCAGGGTGCCGGTGGTGCTGAACGCGCCGTTTGCGGCCGTCTGCTCATACACTATCATAGTGCCGTTACCCTGCCCGACCAGCAGCTCCAGCCGGCCGTCGGCGTCTAGGTCGCAGACTACGGGCGTGGAAAAGTTGCCGGTAGCAGTCGTGCCAGTTGTCGAAGGAGTAGCCTGGGGGTAGTTCTGCGACGACGACGTGCGCGTGATGCCCAGCTTGGTGGCGCTGACGGCCGTGCCGGCAGCCGTGGTGATGGCGAAGCTGCCCGAGCCGGCGGCAATCGGCACCACGAAGGTCAGGCTGGAGGCCGGCAGCAGCAGGCTGGACGTAGCCGACACCCGCTGGCCGTTCAGTTGCACGGCCGTAAACCCGTTCAGGTTGGTGCCGGTGACGGTCACGGTAGAACCGGGGGCCGCCGTAGCGGGCGTGAAACTGGTGATGGTGGGGGCCTGGGCCTGGGCCGCGGCCGGCAAGCCGAGCGTGGCTAGGGTCAGCAGTGAGCAACCAGAGAGTAAAGCGAAGCGCATAGGAGCAGGAAAAGAAGAGCGAAATCAGAGCAAAGCCGCCGTTACACTATGGTCGGCTGGTGTCTCATTGTGACAAAGCTATTCCCACTATGAGCCTCCGCCCGAATGGTTTCGCCCAACGCAGCTGTTTTGCAGTTGAACGCTATTCTTTTTCCGTACCAACCATGCGGGTGTCAGGCAGACATTCCCATTCTGGGTTTATTCTTATAGCCAGCACGCCCGGGCCGCATCTAGGCCGCGCACTGGCCTTTCCACATCCTGGCAACTGTTTCTATCTTAGCCCGCGCAACGTTATTTTCTTACCACATCCATGTATCGTATTCCCCTGTTATTGGCGCTGCTGCTGGGCGGCGGCGCCCTCGCCCGGGCGCAGGCCCAGGCACCCGCCACGTTCGTGCTCAAAGGCCAGCTGGGCCCGCTTAGCGGTCCGGCCAAGGTATTCTTGCGGCGCGAAGGACCCTACCAAGGCGCCATCACCGATTCGGCCATCGTGAAAAACGGCGCCTTCCAGCTACGGGGCACCCTGCTGCTGCCCTCCCGCGGCCGGCTGGTGCTGGTGCAGCAGGGCAAGCGCCGGCGCCTGCTCACCGGCCAGGCCGACAACTGCCTCTTCTACCTGGAAAAAGGCCAGATCAGCTTCACCAGCCCCGACTCGCTGGGCAACGCGACTATCGCAGGCGGGCCGCTCAACACCGATTTCCAGCAGCTGTAGCGGCAAATTCGGCCGCTGCGGGCTCCGCTGGACGCTTTGCTGCGCGAGTATTACGCCACACCGCCCGAGAAGCGTCAGGCGTCCGGCATTGTGCAGCGGCTGGATGCGCAGCAGAAAACCACCGAGCCGGCCATACAGGCGCTGCAGGTCAGCTTCATCAAAACGCACCCCGGCAGTCTTGTCAGCCTCGACGCGGTGGAGGAAATCGGTGGCCCCATCCCGAGCTACACCGTGGTGGCCCCACTGTTTGCCGGCCTCGACGAGGCCCTGAAAGCCACGGCGCAGGGCCAGGCCTACGGCGAGCAGGTAGCGGCCCTGAAGCGGGTGGCGGTGGGCGCCGCCGCCCCCGACTTCAGCCTACCTACACCTGAAGGTAAGCTCGTGACGCTGGCCGAATACCGTGGCAAATACGTGCTGGTGGACTTCTGGGCCAGCTGGTGCGGCCCCTGCCGCCGCGACAACCCCAATCTGATTCAGTATTACAACCAGTTCAAAGCCCGCAACTTCGAGGTGGTGGGCATCTCGCTGGACGAGGTCCGCGGCCGCGCTTCTTGGCTGAAGGCCGTGCTGGACGACCACCTGCCCTGGCAGCAGCTCTGGACGCCGGGCGGCTGGCAGCAGGGCGTGGCCCCGCTCTACAACGTGCGGGCCATCCCGCAAAACTTCCTCCTCGACCCAAACGGCACCATTGTGGCCACCAACCTACACGGCGAAGAGCTGCGCGCGACACTGGCCCGCCTGCTGCCGGTCGCGCCGTAGCTAACCCAAGTGGCGGACGATATGGCGGCCATTGGCAAGGGCTCCGGTCCGGCGGCTCTTTAGCCGTCGGACCGGTCTTCGTTGGCGCATCGGGCACGTGTTGCCAGCCTCGGCCGCCTCGTGCACCCCGCTACCGGTCCGACGACTGAAAGAGCCGCAGGGCCTGCTCTGCAACTTGGCTCAAGTAGTCAGCCACTCTGATTTTTGCCAGCTGCCGGTAGCATCCGACGGCGGCAGGAGTCTGGCACGCTCCCCTACAGCCGCTCCCGCACCTGCGTCAGGATGCGCTCCATTTCGGCGCGCACGGAGGCATCGTCGCCGGGCATGTTGTTATTCATAAAGCTGAAGGCGAGCAGCCGGCCTGATTTTGTGCGCAGGTAACCTACCAGGTTGTGGTTGTTGGTGAGCGTGCCGGTTTTGCCCCACAGCCACGGCTGGCCGGCCACCGGGCGGTAGCGGCGGCGCAGCGTGCCCTGGCCGCCACCGGCCGCCAGCAAACTCAGCAGGCGCGCTTCGGGCACTTCCTGGTGCAGCTTCAGCAGCAGGCTGGTCATGGTGCGGGGCGTGATGAGGTTAAGGCGCGAGAGGCCGGAGCCATCCACCCAGCGGGGTGCGTCGGGCAGGTTGGCGAGGTAGAGCTTCTGCATCACCCGGATGGGCCGGCGCGTACTGAGTGAGTCGGGGCCGAGGCGGCTGGAACACAGCAGCAGCAGCTGCTCGGCCAGGAAATTGTCGCTCACGCGCAGCAGGCGGCGATACAGCGAATCGACGGGCAGGCCGTGCACCACGCGCACGCTATCCTGGGGTTGGATGCGGAACGGCACTACCCCTACCGGGCGGCGCAGCGTATCCTGCAGCAGTTGCTGCAGCAGCGCGGTGCTGGTGCGGAAGGGGGTTTCGTCGACCCAGTTTTTCGAAGCCGGAAACACCGTAAACCTGTTTTCCAGCTCCAGGCGCCGCACGTGGTCGTCCTGGGGGTTGGGGGTGCCGACCGGCGCGGCCTGGGTAAGCGGGCCGAAGAAGCGCGGGTAGATGCGCGGCATGGCGCGGCCGGCCGTGCCGTAGAAGCGCACCGTGTGGCCGTACACCGGAAAGGCGCCCCGCTCGGGCTGGTAGTAGTAGTTGTAGTCATCCCAGGTCCAGCCGGGGCCGTAGGGCACCACGCTGGGAATGGCGGCGTAGAACAGCTTTTCGGGGCGGCTTTGCAGGAAGGTGAGGGCGCGGCGGCTGGGCACGTCGCCGTGCAGCAGCGTAGGGTCGCCGGTACCCCAGAAGATCAGGCTGTCACCGCGCACCACGTAACGCAGGGCGGGCACCGAGTCTGAGAGCAGGTGCAGGCCAGCATACACGCTGAACAGCTTCATGACGCTGGCCGGCGTGAAGTACTTGTCGGCGTTCAGCTCATACAGCTTCTCGCCCGTGGTGGCATCAGCCACACTCACGCCCACGTGGTGCTGGCGCAGCGCCGGCGAGGTAGTCACCAAAGCCTCCAGCCAGGCCGGATTGGGCGCGCTGCGTGCCGGAACCGAAGCCGCAGATTGAGCGAAAACCCCAAGCGGCAGCAATACCAACCCGGCCAGCAAACGAAAAACGGATACGAACATAAGCTGCAAGATGCGCACGGAAATCAGCAGAACGGCTGCCGCCCTGGTAGCTTTTTTCTGCCGACTTGGCTGGGCCTAGCTTCCGCCCTGCCTCCACGTAGCCGCTTGCGTGGGTTAAGGTTGATGTTGTACTTTTTGCCTGAGCCATTACCCCAAAATAAACAACCTGCAACCCCGCCGGCCCGGTCGAATCTGCTAACTTTGTTTCCCGTTATGCCAGACCGAACCCCTACCCCCACGGCTGCAACGGCCAAGTACATTTTCGTCACCGGTGGAGTGACTTCCTCGCTGGGCAAAGGCATCATCTCGGCCTCGCTGGCCAAGCTGCTGCAGGCCCGCGGCTTCCGGGTCACCATCCAGAAGTTCGACCCCTACATCAACATCGACCCCGGCACGCTCAACCCCTATGAGCACGGCGAATGTTATGTAACCGACGACGGCGCCGAAACCGACCTCGACCTGGGCCACTACGAGCGGTTCCTGAACGTACCGACTTCCCAAGCCAATAACGTCACCACCGGTCGCATCTACGACCACGTCATCACCAAGGAGCGCGAAGGTGCTTACCTCGGCAAGACCGTGCAGGTAGTGCCGCACATCACCGACGAAATCAAGCGGCGCATGCTGCTGCTGGGCCAGACCGGGCAGTTCGACGTGGTGATTACCGAAATCGGGGGCTCGATTGGCGACATTGAGAGCCTGCCCTTCGTAGAATCGGTGCGGCAGTTGCGCTGGGACTTGCCCGAAAATAGCTCCCTCGTCATTCACCTCACGCTGCTGCCTTACCTGAAGGCAGCCGGCGAGCTGAAAACCAAGCCCACCCAGCACTCGGTGCGCGACCTGCGTAGCGCCGGCCTGCAGCCCGACATCCTGGTGTGCCGCTCCGAATACCCGATTCCGGCCGAGATGCGCCGCAAAATCGCGCTGTTCTGCAACGTCAACATCAACTCCGTTATCGAAAGCCTCGACGCCGACAGCATCTACTCGGTGCCGCTGCTCATGCTCAAGGAGCACCTCGACGAGCGGGTTATCAAGAAGCTGAAGCTGCAGGGCGGCGCGGCCCAGCCCGATCTGGACGTGTGGAAGGACTTCCTGGGCCGGCTGAAAAACCCCACCGAGGAAGTAACCATCGCACTGGTAGGCAAGTACGTGGAGCTGCCCGACGCCTACAAATCCATCATCGAGGCCTTCGTGCACGCCGGCGCCCAGAACGAGTGCAAGGTCACCGTGCGCAGCATTCAGAGTGACCACCTGAGCGCCGAGAACGTGGCCCAACAGCTGCACGGCGTGGATGGCGTGCTGGTAGCGCCGGGCTTCGGCGAGCGGGGCTTCGAGGGCAAGATTGCGGCCGTGAAATACGTGCGCGAAAACAACATCCCGTTCTTCGGCATCTGCCTGGGCATGCAGGTGGCCGTGGTGGAGTTTGGCCGCCACGTGCTGGGCTTGGCCGAGGCGTCGTCGACGGAAATGAATCCCCAGACTCCGCATCCGGTCATTGCCATGATGGAGGAGCAGAAAACCGTGACCCTGAAAGGCGGCACCATGCGCCTGGGCGCCTACGACTGCGAGCTGCGCCGCAACTCGAAAGCCGCCAAAGCCTACGGCCGCAACCACATCAGCGAGCGGCACCGCCACCGCTACGAGTTCAACAACGAGTATCTGAAGCAGTACGAAGCCGCCGGCATGATTCCGTCGGGCCTCAACCCCGACACCGGCCTGGTGGAAGTGGTGGAGCTGGCCAACCACCCGTGGTTTGTGGCCGGGCAGTTTCACCCCGAGCTGAAAAGCACCGTCCAGAACCCGCATCCGCTGTTCGTACGGTTTGTGAAGGCCGCCATTCAGTATCGGAAGGGGTAAGCCGGGGAGGCGTAAGCTAAACGCACGTCATGCAGAGCGGAGCGAAGCATCTCGCCAGTGTGGTAGAATCAGTTACCACACTGGCGAGATGCTTCGCTCCGCTCTGCATGACGTGCTTTTTCACTCATTTCTCCTGCCAAAAACGCCGACCGGCAAATATTAACCTGACAAGTCCGACCTTTGCGGCAGCGTTGCCGGATTTTTGCGGGCGGCGCCCACTCACGCATTCCTCTTTTTGCCCTCATCTTTACCTGAATGGACAGAAATTCAGCAACCGGCCTGTTTTTGATAGCGGCCTTGCTCCTTGTCTACCTGTATTTCTTCAAGCCGGAGGCCCCGAAGGAAACACCTGCCGACAAGCCCACCACCGCCGCCGCTGCCCGGCCCGGCACCCCTGCCGCCGCCGTAGCCGCTCCGCTTGATTCGGCTGCTGCCGCCCGCACGCTGGGTGCCTTTGCCGGCGCCGCTATGGGCACCGCCCAGCAGACCCAGCTGCAGAACGGCAACCTCACCGTAACCTTCTCCTCGAAGGGTGGCCGCGTGGAGGCCGTACGCCTCAACAAGTACAAGACGTTCTTCGGCAAGCCCCTGGATTTGCTCGACGCCCAGAGCGCCCAGATTGACACCAAGTTCCGCACCACCACGGGCCAGACCGTGCGGCTGTCGGATCTGTACTTCCAGCCGACTGCCGCCCAGCCGTTTGCTGAAGGCGACAAGAAAGGCCAGCGCCTGAGCTTCGTGGCCAGCGCGGCCGGCGGCCAGATCGAGCAGGTATATACGCTGCTTGACAACTCCTACGAAATGGCCTACGACCTGCGGTTTACGGGCCTGCAGCAGGTAATGTCGCAGGAGCCGCTCACGTACACGTTCGTGGACCGCGTGCGCCAGACCGAGCAAGACATAAAGCAAAACCGCAACCACACCACCATCAACCACTACCTCGTGGACGATGAGCACGGCGCCCTGACCGAAGCCTCGGAGAAACCCGAGGAACTGGACATTGCGGAGCCGCTGAAGTGGGCCGCCCACAAGCACGACTTCTTCGTGGCCGGCATCATCGCCCAGGACAAGTTCTCGAACGGCAAGTTCAACGCCACGGTAGACCTGGCCGATACCACGTTCATCAAAACCCTAAGCACCACGCTCAGCATCCCGGCCGCCGACGTGCAGCAGGACAAAGCCAGCTTCCGCTACTACTTCGGGCCCAATTCGCTGCCCATCCTGCAGGACGTGACGCCCGGCTTTGACCGCAACGTGTATCTGGGCTGGGGCTTGTTCCGCTGGGTGAACCAGTTCGTGATTCTGCCCGTGTTCCATACGCTGGAGAAATTCATCAGCTCCTACGGCATCATCATCGCACTGCTGGTAATCCTGATCAAGCTCGTTACCTGGCCGCTGACCTACAAATCGTATGTGTCGCAGGCTAAGATGAAGGTGCTGAAACCGGAAATCGACGCCATCAAGGAAAAGGCCGGCGATGACCAGATGAAGGTGCAGCAGGAAACCATGAAGCTCTATTCCAGCTTCGGGGTGAGCCCACTGGGCGGCTGCGTGCCTCAGCTGCTCACGCTGCCGATTCTGTTTGCCATGTTCCAGTTTTTCCCCAACGCCATTGAGCTGCGGCAAGAACATTTCCTGTGGGCCAAAGACCTGAGCACCTACGACGACTTGATCAAGCTACCGTTTATGGTGCCGTTCCTGGGCAACCACATCAGCCTGTTCACGGTGCTGATGACCCTATCTACGCTGCTCATGACTTGGCAGAGCAACCAGATGAACCCAGCCGCCATGCAGGGCCCGATGAAGTTCTACAGCTACCTGATGCCGGTGGTGTTCATGTTCGTGCTCAACAGCTTCGCCTCGGGCCTGACTTGGTACTACCTGGTGTCCAACCTTGCCACGCTGGGCCAGCAGGCCCTCACGCGCAGCTTCGTGGACGACACCAAGATCCGGGCGCAGCTAGAAGCCAACAAGGTGAAAAACAAGGACAAGAAGCCCTCCGGCTTCGGTGCCCGCCTCCAGGACGCCATGCGCGCCGCCCAAGAGCGCGACACCGCTACCAACCGCTCCGCCAGTTCCGACTCGGATGCTGACGCCGGCACCTCGGCCACGGTAGTCCCCAAGCCGAAAAAGCCAACCCGCCGTTCGTAGTCTGACCTGACTCCGGCAGCCCAAAAGGCCTTCTGCTCCATGCAGAAGGCCTTTTCGCTTGTTCAGGAAGGTTGGCTGGCGAATTGGTGCGCTTTTTGGAACTTGCCCCGCAGCAACTCTTCCTCTTTTCTTTACCTCCATGCGCCATTTCCTTACGCTCCTGCTGGCCGCTTCGCTTTGCGGCTGCGCTGCCCAGGCCCAGCAAGCTCCCAAGCCCGCCAAAAAGGCTACGGCCGCCAAAAAGCCTAAAAAGCAGAAGTCCAAAGCCGCCGCGCCGGTTGCAGCGGCCCCGGCCATCATCTTCAGCCGCACGCCCTGCCTGGGCCGCTGCCCGCACTACACCGCCTCCATCTACCCTGACGGCCGCGTGCAGTACGAAGGGTTCCAGCATGCCCCGCTGGAGGGCAAGCGAGAGTTCAAAATCTCGGTTTCCACGGTGAACACCATCCTATTTCAGGCGCGGGAGATGAATTTCGCCAAGCTGCCCGCCACCTACTCCGACGGCGCCACCGACCTGCCCGCCACCAGTCTCAGCATCCGGCAGGCCGAAGGCCCCGCCACCGCCGTAACCATCGAGTCGGGCGCCCCCGCCGAGCTCACCAACCTGCTGCGCTACGTCGAGAAGCAGATTACCGACGGCCTGGGCGTCACGGCCGACCAGTAGAATAGGCCTTTCATTGCGAGGACGAAGGACGAAGCAATTCTTCCTCTCGTGGCAGACACTTTCCTTAAAGCAAAGCCCTCCGGCAATAGTGTAGTACACTAACGCCAGAGGGCTTTCTGCTTAATTCACGATTCATGCTTAGAGCACGGAGAGGAAGGAGTAGCTGCGCTGCCCTTCGATTGCTTCGCTCTGTTCGTAATGACAGCTAGTGCTTGCGCACGCGCTCCAGCACCAGCTGGTTCATGGGGTTGGGCGTGAGGCCGCGCACGTTGTTTTGGGTGAGGCGCACCACTTCGTCGTAGTATACGGCCACCACTGGGCATTCTTCCACAATGAGGCGGTCCATCTGGCGGTAAAGCTCGTAGCGCTTTTCGGTGTTCTGCTCCAGCTTGGCCTGCTCGTAGAGGCGGTCGTAGGCGGAGCTTTTGAAATGGGTTTTGTTGGGGCCGGCGGGCGCGAAGTTCTTGCTGTAGAACAGGGCTAGGTAGTTTTCCGCGTCGGGATAGTCGCCGAGCCAGCTGCGGGTGAAGAAGGCGGCGCGGCCGTTGTCGATCAGCTCGCCGTGGGCCGCGCCCTGGTTCACGTCGATTTCCACCTGCACGCCCACTTCGGCCCACTTTTTCTGGTAGTACTCGCAGTATTCCTTGGTTTCGGCCACGGTGCTCAGGCGCAGCTTCAGCGGCTTGCCGGGCCCGTAGCCGGCGGCCTTCAGCAGCGCCCGCGCCTTCTCGGGTTGGTAGGTGTAGCCGGGCACCAGCGCGGCGCTGAACGAGGGCAGCGAGGCCGGCACGAAGCCCGAGTTGCCGGGCTTGCCCACGTTGTTGAGGAAGTAGGCCAGAAACTCCGGCTTGTTGAGGGCATAGTTTAGGGCTT is from Hymenobacter yonginensis and encodes:
- a CDS encoding DUF6438 domain-containing protein produces the protein MRHFLTLLLAASLCGCAAQAQQAPKPAKKATAAKKPKKQKSKAAAPVAAAPAIIFSRTPCLGRCPHYTASIYPDGRVQYEGFQHAPLEGKREFKISVSTVNTILFQAREMNFAKLPATYSDGATDLPATSLSIRQAEGPATAVTIESGAPAELTNLLRYVEKQITDGLGVTADQ
- a CDS encoding peroxiredoxin family protein; its protein translation is MLREYYATPPEKRQASGIVQRLDAQQKTTEPAIQALQVSFIKTHPGSLVSLDAVEEIGGPIPSYTVVAPLFAGLDEALKATAQGQAYGEQVAALKRVAVGAAAPDFSLPTPEGKLVTLAEYRGKYVLVDFWASWCGPCRRDNPNLIQYYNQFKARNFEVVGISLDEVRGRASWLKAVLDDHLPWQQLWTPGGWQQGVAPLYNVRAIPQNFLLDPNGTIVATNLHGEELRATLARLLPVAP
- a CDS encoding DUF4369 domain-containing protein, which codes for MYRIPLLLALLLGGGALARAQAQAPATFVLKGQLGPLSGPAKVFLRREGPYQGAITDSAIVKNGAFQLRGTLLLPSRGRLVLVQQGKRRRLLTGQADNCLFYLEKGQISFTSPDSLGNATIAGGPLNTDFQQL
- a CDS encoding CTP synthase; this encodes MPDRTPTPTAATAKYIFVTGGVTSSLGKGIISASLAKLLQARGFRVTIQKFDPYINIDPGTLNPYEHGECYVTDDGAETDLDLGHYERFLNVPTSQANNVTTGRIYDHVITKEREGAYLGKTVQVVPHITDEIKRRMLLLGQTGQFDVVITEIGGSIGDIESLPFVESVRQLRWDLPENSSLVIHLTLLPYLKAAGELKTKPTQHSVRDLRSAGLQPDILVCRSEYPIPAEMRRKIALFCNVNINSVIESLDADSIYSVPLLMLKEHLDERVIKKLKLQGGAAQPDLDVWKDFLGRLKNPTEEVTIALVGKYVELPDAYKSIIEAFVHAGAQNECKVTVRSIQSDHLSAENVAQQLHGVDGVLVAPGFGERGFEGKIAAVKYVRENNIPFFGICLGMQVAVVEFGRHVLGLAEASSTEMNPQTPHPVIAMMEEQKTVTLKGGTMRLGAYDCELRRNSKAAKAYGRNHISERHRHRYEFNNEYLKQYEAAGMIPSGLNPDTGLVEVVELANHPWFVAGQFHPELKSTVQNPHPLFVRFVKAAIQYRKG
- the yidC gene encoding membrane protein insertase YidC, which encodes MDRNSATGLFLIAALLLVYLYFFKPEAPKETPADKPTTAAAARPGTPAAAVAAPLDSAAAARTLGAFAGAAMGTAQQTQLQNGNLTVTFSSKGGRVEAVRLNKYKTFFGKPLDLLDAQSAQIDTKFRTTTGQTVRLSDLYFQPTAAQPFAEGDKKGQRLSFVASAAGGQIEQVYTLLDNSYEMAYDLRFTGLQQVMSQEPLTYTFVDRVRQTEQDIKQNRNHTTINHYLVDDEHGALTEASEKPEELDIAEPLKWAAHKHDFFVAGIIAQDKFSNGKFNATVDLADTTFIKTLSTTLSIPAADVQQDKASFRYYFGPNSLPILQDVTPGFDRNVYLGWGLFRWVNQFVILPVFHTLEKFISSYGIIIALLVILIKLVTWPLTYKSYVSQAKMKVLKPEIDAIKEKAGDDQMKVQQETMKLYSSFGVSPLGGCVPQLLTLPILFAMFQFFPNAIELRQEHFLWAKDLSTYDDLIKLPFMVPFLGNHISLFTVLMTLSTLLMTWQSNQMNPAAMQGPMKFYSYLMPVVFMFVLNSFASGLTWYYLVSNLATLGQQALTRSFVDDTKIRAQLEANKVKNKDKKPSGFGARLQDAMRAAQERDTATNRSASSDSDADAGTSATVVPKPKKPTRRS
- the serA gene encoding phosphoglycerate dehydrogenase, which encodes MIPDNPAPLPYLIIDFDSTFTQVEGLDELADIALTGQPNRAEVVAAIRALTDRGMSGELKFSESLRQRLALLPAQREHIGLLVERLKGKVSESIRRNRGFFEQFPGRVYIVSSGFREFIEPVVAEFGIDADHVLANTFTFDAEGRITGFDATNPLSQDGGKILQLRQLDLHGPVYALGDGYTDYQIREAGLADRFYAFTENVTRDAVVARADEVLPSFDEFLYQNKLPMTLSYPKNRIKVLLLENPDPRAAELFRQEGYQVESVPGGLDEDEMAARIEGVSILGIRSKTQVTPRVLEAANRLIAVGAFCIGTNQIDLTGCMKKGIAVFNAPFSNTRSVVELALGEIIMLARRIPEKNPKMHRGEWDKSAGGSFEVRGKKLGIVGYGNIGSQLSVVAEAIGLQVLYYDVAEKLQLGNAVKCRTLDELLQQADIVTLHVDGRRENTNLIGARELALMKPGALLLNNARGHVVDVPALAAVLRSGHLGGAAVDVFPYEPKTNQEAFESELRGLPNVLLTPHIGGSTAEAQRNIAEFVPERIMQYVNTGNTQQSVNFPNIQLPEQQAHRLIHIHHNVPGVLARINNVLAQHHVNILGQYLKTNEHIGYVITDIDKQYAPEVIQALRDVEHTIKFRVLY
- a CDS encoding FG-GAP-like repeat-containing protein; protein product: MRFALLSGCSLLTLATLGLPAAAQAQAPTITSFTPATAAPGSTVTVTGTNLNGFTAVQLNGQRVSATSSLLLPASSLTFVVPIAAGSGSFAITTAAGTAVSATKLGITRTSSSQNYPQATPSTTGTTATGNFSTPVVCDLDADGRLELLVGQGNGTMIVYEQTAANGAFSTTGTLLTLSPSGTIDVGNFAKPTVTDLDSDGLQEILVGEELGKVQIYEQTARTGAGALTFDAGSTLFPNPYGVVTTAGTASANAGSYARPTITDFDGDGRIDILVGANDGTIRRYEQNTLRANTTAGFTDLGSIKLGDGTPLDAGSVSKPLVTDYDGDGKLDLVVGTLAGAVKLYTQTAVNRATFTFVRDLSTAGTDATVINMGNSGTNPSNVNGYAAPAVTDLDGDGLLDLFIGNANGSVFRYEQSTSATSPTITAPLPVVLKSFGGQATAEGALLRWSTAQEVNSDNFTLERSADGRTFQPVAQLPAAGNSTATRSYQYEDASAEARSLTTSYYRLQQQDLDGTVTVSPVVVVRRSGSTQAVGTASPNPFSQELYVALPAGTEPQPTQVTLTTLTGATVYSAKLLLSASPQLLPALPELKSGLYLLQLTTATKSTTQRVVRQ
- a CDS encoding D-alanyl-D-alanine carboxypeptidase/D-alanyl-D-alanine-endopeptidase, giving the protein MFVSVFRLLAGLVLLPLGVFAQSAASVPARSAPNPAWLEALVTTSPALRQHHVGVSVADATTGEKLYELNADKYFTPASVMKLFSVYAGLHLLSDSVPALRYVVRGDSLIFWGTGDPTLLHGDVPSRRALTFLQSRPEKLFYAAIPSVVPYGPGWTWDDYNYYYQPERGAFPVYGHTVRFYGTAGRAMPRIYPRFFGPLTQAAPVGTPNPQDDHVRRLELENRFTVFPASKNWVDETPFRTSTALLQQLLQDTLRRPVGVVPFRIQPQDSVRVVHGLPVDSLYRRLLRVSDNFLAEQLLLLCSSRLGPDSLSTRRPIRVMQKLYLANLPDAPRWVDGSGLSRLNLITPRTMTSLLLKLHQEVPEARLLSLLAAGGGQGTLRRRYRPVAGQPWLWGKTGTLTNNHNLVGYLRTKSGRLLAFSFMNNNMPGDDASVRAEMERILTQVRERL